The segment CATGATTTTATACAAATTATGAACCAATGCATGAACATAGATCATGCAAAAATCATTGGAATGGAATGGAAGAGGCGGACTGAGTTTAACTCACAGTTTGCTTAGTTAGCTTATGCATTAAATCAGCATACAATCAAAAACTTCGCAAGTAAGAGAGAAGACTGGACGTGAAGCATGTAATCAACAGAGCAATATACTGTGTTAGAACAAACACACTGAGTGCTTAGTTGGAGTTAACACTAAAACTGACTGTGCACTGCACTCTCACCATAAATCAGGAAGTTACACTAACAATATTCAGGCTTTTGAAATGCCTGCAAAGTTTTCAAGGAAAGTTTCTTCACTCTCTGCTAAGAAACTCTGCCGACTCATTACTCTCAACTGCTTTTTGGGCTGCCAGTAGTCTCTGTAGTCTGCATAAACAAAAGGTTTATAAAGGCGAGGATGATCATTGTCCACCAACTCAGGAGGCGCATGTATGAGAGTCTTGTctgagaagaaataaaagaatggCACTGACACACGGGAATAACCTTCGAATACTACTCTGTGTGTTACATTGTGAATCCTCCCATTACTCCATGCAGTAAATGAATCGCCCATGAAAACCATAAGAGAGTTATCCAGAGGCTTCACATCTACCCACTTCCCTGCCTTGCTTTTAACCTCAAGTCCCCCCATGTTATCTTCGTACATTACCACAATACAATTTTGGTCTGTGTGAGTTGTACAACCTCCTTTTTCATTGGGAGAGGAGTTACAGTAGTTCATACGAAGGTGTCCTTCAAACTGAAATGAGGAATAATACTTGCTTACCCCATAGCTCCTCAGAATTGCTTTGATGATATTGATTGTAAGCTCCTCAACCCCACATGTATAATCCTCTATGACTTTGCTGCAAAATCATCATATTATGATCAAAATTGTTTCTAGTTTCTACCCCATTTCACAAAAGTTTAAAGTTCGATTCAAACAACAcataaagttttgatttgtttggaATCTCAAAGAAGCAAAAGTCTGCATTGCGTCGCGATTAATCGTGAATAATCGCGAATCGTCAGAAATGCCGATTTTTTCCCAAAGTCGGGCCAAAAAATCGTTGACTATCAGTCAACGACTTTGGCCGATTAATTGCGGGTAGAACTCTGCAAAATCTTgtttaaaaattgagaaaaatatctGCTCGGCTTAAAAAATGACATAAACCCTAAAAatcacctgtgaaaatagaccGATTCTGGGTATAGTTTGCATGGAATCAGTTAGGGTTCGAAATTTTTGTCCTCAATTTTTTGCCGGACGTTTTGACCTCTGCAAAACATTAATGACTTTCTGTATCGCTGAAAATTGAAACCTtaaatatttttgtttgcattttgaatAAGAGCCTCACCTTGTCTCGCTGTTTCACCTgggaattataaataaaaaatcggAAATAATGTTTATGCAACTGATAAAGCTTGAGAAATACGAGAATAAGCTTTCTTTGTTTCCTTATTTTTGGTAACTTTATATTATTGAGAACTTTAAATTAAAATCTGAACTCTAAATTAAAAACTATGACATCTAATTTGGGGGATTATAAATCTTATATAagtatttataaaaataattataagcCACAATCCTTACATTCATTTATATTATTCCCCAAACTATTAATGCTTATAACTCTTGGCCATGAAGGTGACCTCGATGTGAACAACATCTTTCATAACTAGGAGGGtgtgaaaaccaatccccttccaaacAGACCAATGAACAAGAAACTAGAAAGAAATGTAATTTCTGAGAGGAATTTTCTAGGTTTCATTGCCAGAAATGACAGGAATAATCCACTTGGCACAAAGGGCCATACCTTACCATTGAGTAGAGAGGAGCCCAAGACTGCTAGGGTCATGGGGGAGGCAATAAAACTCCCAAACGACTCTGCCAAAACTTTTGTGGTCTTCAAAAGAGGCCCATAGAAAATCCCTCATAACTGTTTCCAACTTTAAATAAGTGGTTTTAGAAGGAGCCCAGCAAGAGGAATAATAAACATGAGTAGTCACGAGAATTTTAGAGCAACTTACCAGCAAGAGAAAGAGGCTTGGTGAACCAATAAGAGAGCTTTTTCTTGATCCTGGCAAGGACCACATTCCAAAGTTTTACTGGCAAAGCCTAGAAATCGTTTCCCTCATTATATTATGATTAAAATTGTTTCTCTTTATTCAAAAAGTTTGGGATTTTAGATTTGAACAACACATTTGTTTAGGTGATTCATCTGAAATCGCAGTAATCTAAAATTCATCTATTGATATGATTTgaaatatcaaaacttagaatataTTTGTTTATATCAACCTAATTCTATAACAACAAACTATTGTTAAATTCCTTGATAAGATTTTACACAAAAAGGTTATAATCATAATTATTTGTTAAAAAAACTAGTCTCACTTTTTTTATACACAAGCACCACAGTTGGAGTGCTTTATTCAGATTTTTACAAGAAAAAACTTTGATAATCTATTGCACAGAAAATGATAACAAATTTCTTTTGCACGTACCAGATTTGTGGGTTTCCTTGAGGCCAAAGATGATCTGAAAATTTCTTGATTGCAGTAGGATCTGGTGCTCCGGGCACACCGATACTCTCGTAAAAGGGCAGCCCAGCTAAGTCTGCCATGTAACTAATATTCCATCCCTCAGAACTGTGTTTTTGTTTGGTCTCACTCGGAAGTGTAAAGATTTGTCGTGCAACTGAATCCATCTGGTGAATAAGTTTTTCCTTGATGCCATGATTCTTAACCAGAAAACAGCCCCAATCTTCACAAGCTCTCCTCACTTCAGCATAAGCTCTTTCTGTGTCATCATCATGGAGGCAATGATTCAGACTGGAAAGATCAATAACAGGAATTTGTTCAAGATCTTTTATCTCACAAGACATGATTGTTGAGCTTTAAATGAATCAATCAAAAGTCGAGCCTAAAATCTTTTATTTACTGCTAGAATGCTCTACAACTCTACAACAATGGTGGAGATGGAGACTGAGATGGGGATAACTAGAAAGTCTTTCTGTAAGGATAGAAATAGTCTTTCAATGGGATTGTCGTATCTCTTGGAGCATTTGAGAGGATCCAGATCAAATTGCAATTAAGAATCGGCGATCCACATCCAAACCCGATTCTGTAGTAATCGAGATGTCATCAGTGTCCTGAAAATAGAGTTTT is part of the Cryptomeria japonica chromosome 10, Sugi_1.0, whole genome shotgun sequence genome and harbors:
- the LOC131079173 gene encoding probable 2-oxoglutarate-dependent dioxygenase AOP1; translated protein: MSCEIKDLEQIPVIDLSSLNHCLHDDDTERAYAEVRRACEDWGCFLVKNHGIKEKLIHQMDSVARQIFTLPSETKQKHSSEGWNISYMADLAGLPFYESIGVPGAPDPTAIKKFSDHLWPQGNPQICKVIEDYTCGVEELTINIIKAILRSYGVSKYYSSFQFEGHLRMNYCNSSPNEKGGCTTHTDQNCIVVMYEDNMGGLEVKSKAGKWVDVKPLDNSLMVFMGDSFTAWSNGRIHNVTHRVVFEGYSRVSVPFFYFFSDKTLIHAPPELVDNDHPRLYKPFVYADYRDYWQPKKQLRVMSRQSFLAESEETFLENFAGISKA